From the genome of Fibrobacter sp., one region includes:
- a CDS encoding Hsp20/alpha crystallin family protein, with amino-acid sequence MYNNVIFGKDFAKLGLESFDNALDSICDALGVKTGSVAEKPVYTAQYDSWTDASGNIVYQLCMPGCPKDMVDVTVDEKSNVINVSGKRMVNGKEHPYQYTLATIYPVAGAFCESYLDGVLTLVVKKPEEQQPKIIKLTVK; translated from the coding sequence ATGTACAATAATGTTATTTTTGGTAAGGATTTCGCAAAGCTGGGTTTGGAATCGTTTGATAACGCACTTGATTCTATTTGTGACGCTTTGGGTGTCAAGACAGGATCGGTGGCCGAAAAGCCTGTGTATACTGCGCAGTATGATTCATGGACTGATGCTTCCGGTAATATAGTCTATCAGCTGTGTATGCCGGGCTGCCCAAAGGATATGGTTGATGTGACTGTTGATGAAAAGTCGAACGTTATCAATGTTTCTGGTAAGCGTATGGTTAATGGCAAGGAACATCCTTATCAGTATACCCTTGCGACGATTTACCCGGTTGCCGGTGCATTCTGCGAATCGTATCTGGATGGTGTGCTTACTCTTGTGGTTAAGAAGCCGGAAGAACAGCAGCCTAAGATTATCAAGCTCACTGTAAAGTAG
- a CDS encoding leucine-rich repeat domain-containing protein, with translation MMRKTKMGECQLMRMSCIMWLEQQLAKGNIPSCPTPTPTPISSPDPEPEPIGLPPKTWRARYELTPELLEGLMMTYDDVVAILLHMPEIYAEEGGDINLENSSVAVVKQDGETLIMDVTLDCEDWYRVHTNIEVEFIAFSDLSDVTDMSHMFERHYMLEKIPVLNAPNVTNADAMFEGCTGLTSIQGNAFPNLAGCSHMFEGCTGLTSIPDNAFPKLTDGYSMFYGCTGLTSIPENAFPNLTDGFYMFADCSGLTSIPVNAFPKLTNGRCMFDGCSSLIRIPENAFPNLTGGEAMFRDCTGLTSIPEKAFPNLTDGFYMFAGCSGLTSIPVNAFPKLTDGHTMFYGCTALTNIAENAFPELRNGSAMFSVCVALASIATNSFPKLTTGDYMFQGCTSLVSIPENAFPNLRYGDYMFIECTGLTSIDDNAFPKLTNGNGMFNGCTNVTD, from the coding sequence ATGATGCGAAAAACTAAGATGGGTGAATGTCAGTTGATGCGTATGAGTTGTATAATGTGGTTGGAACAACAGCTGGCAAAGGGTAATATCCCTTCTTGTCCTACTCCAACACCTACACCAATTTCATCGCCTGATCCTGAACCCGAGCCAATCGGTCTTCCACCAAAGACTTGGCGGGCAAGATATGAATTGACGCCCGAATTACTTGAAGGTTTGATGATGACCTATGACGATGTTGTTGCAATCCTGTTGCACATGCCTGAAATATATGCCGAGGAAGGTGGAGATATAAATCTTGAAAACTCATCGGTTGCCGTTGTAAAGCAGGACGGTGAAACCTTGATAATGGATGTCACACTTGACTGTGAAGATTGGTATCGGGTACATACGAATATAGAAGTTGAATTTATCGCTTTCAGTGACCTGAGTGATGTCACTGATATGAGCCATATGTTCGAAAGGCATTACATGCTGGAAAAGATTCCTGTATTAAATGCGCCGAATGTAACCAATGCCGATGCTATGTTCGAAGGCTGTACAGGCTTGACGAGCATTCAGGGGAATGCGTTTCCGAACCTGGCCGGTTGTAGCCATATGTTCGAAGGCTGTACAGGCCTGACGAGCATTCCGGATAATGCGTTCCCGAAGCTGACCGATGGTTACTCTATGTTCTATGGCTGCACGGGACTGACAAGTATCCCAGAGAATGCGTTCCCGAACCTGACCGATGGTTTTTATATGTTCGCTGACTGCAGTGGATTGACAAGTATTCCTGTGAATGCATTCCCGAAGCTGACCAATGGTCGCTGTATGTTCGACGGCTGTTCTAGCCTGATTAGAATCCCGGAAAATGCGTTCCCGAACCTGACCGGCGGTGAAGCTATGTTCCGTGATTGTACAGGATTGACAAGCATACCTGAGAAGGCATTCCCGAACCTGACCGACGGTTTTTATATGTTCGCTGGCTGCAGTGGATTGACAAGTATTCCTGTGAATGCATTCCCGAAGCTGACCGATGGTCACACTATGTTTTATGGCTGCACTGCATTAACAAACATAGCCGAAAATGCATTTCCGGAATTGAGAAATGGCTCTGCTATGTTCTCTGTCTGCGTCGCTCTGGCAAGCATAGCGACGAATTCTTTCCCGAAACTGACTACGGGTGATTATATGTTCCAAGGTTGTACCAGCTTGGTAAGTATTCCTGAGAACGCATTCCCTAACTTGAGATATGGTGACTATATGTTCATTGAATGTACAGGACTGACAAGCATCGATGATAATGCTTTCCCGAAACTGACAAATGGTAATGGTATGTTCAATGGCTGTACAAATGTTACAGACTGA
- a CDS encoding transposase: MLRYQDMSKFDAFNLFNPMFTNRLSSHYLKKAIEDVWRAYQLRFDAIRKHIEFEQVTELVPTFYKRRTKKHNVGDLKSIERHTTKTELTKTLTWLARYGNSDTEYWLESIILTDIPDTKKKFYQGILCRIHKYGFERLMRLALSRRESVYTEYMTRGAIQFNSLSFSGRSRIKRPIIAKATKKGKFDYYAEISWDWTDDGYRGSSSNTMCIPVKYNKKYHRNLARYCNGSDTSYNMVIRGNDIHLVLARKGKRYTSDEDISEENTIGIDVNSKHNMFALSTGEFIPNDNALIADLEQELLKVDTKQKNYNAKFGNKHQEAFHIAKKDARRLTAISNKLNDSNKRTIARLCKRFASSGIKHIAMENLDGFQGSKLYAKDSNGVNLGRLHLRTGLSSLKDDFIHIAPRYGLSVSLVQSEYTSKMCGHCGCIDDRNRQTQEEFCCIECGHSENADIHSAKNIKFRLTSTVLRGYLLQAGDSGYRNFVPKGILPRWKVKKFLEKCRYDGLFKQSIENHPVSPIGKFA; the protein is encoded by the coding sequence ATGCTCCGCTATCAGGATATGAGCAAGTTTGATGCATTCAACCTATTCAATCCAATGTTTACGAATCGTCTATCCAGCCATTACTTGAAGAAGGCAATCGAGGATGTATGGCGAGCATACCAGCTTCGCTTTGATGCAATCAGGAAACACATAGAATTCGAACAGGTTACTGAACTTGTTCCTACCTTCTACAAGCGTCGAACAAAGAAACATAATGTAGGTGACCTCAAGTCAATCGAACGGCATACTACAAAGACTGAACTTACCAAGACGTTGACTTGGTTGGCTAGATATGGTAACAGCGATACCGAATACTGGTTGGAATCCATTATTCTGACCGATATTCCAGATACAAAGAAAAAGTTTTATCAAGGTATTCTATGCCGTATACACAAGTACGGATTTGAACGGTTAATGCGATTGGCTTTATCCCGCAGGGAAAGTGTATATACCGAGTATATGACCCGTGGGGCTATTCAGTTCAATTCATTGTCCTTCAGTGGTCGTAGCCGTATCAAGCGTCCTATCATAGCCAAGGCTACCAAGAAAGGTAAATTTGACTACTATGCAGAGATTTCTTGGGACTGGACAGATGACGGATACCGTGGCTCCAGTTCAAATACGATGTGCATTCCAGTCAAGTACAACAAGAAATATCATCGTAACCTTGCCAGATATTGCAATGGATCAGATACATCGTACAATATGGTAATCCGTGGCAATGACATCCATCTGGTGCTGGCTAGAAAGGGAAAAAGATATACAAGTGATGAAGATATTTCCGAGGAAAATACCATCGGTATTGATGTCAATTCCAAGCACAATATGTTTGCATTATCTACTGGTGAGTTCATTCCTAACGATAATGCTTTGATTGCAGACCTAGAACAGGAACTGCTAAAGGTCGATACCAAGCAGAAGAACTACAATGCCAAGTTTGGCAATAAGCATCAAGAAGCATTCCACATTGCGAAGAAGGATGCTAGAAGACTTACTGCAATTTCAAACAAATTAAACGATTCCAACAAGCGGACTATTGCAAGACTATGCAAGCGATTTGCATCAAGTGGAATCAAGCACATAGCAATGGAGAACCTTGATGGTTTCCAAGGCAGTAAGCTGTATGCAAAGGATTCAAACGGAGTCAATCTAGGAAGGCTCCATCTTAGAACTGGACTGTCATCATTAAAAGATGACTTTATACATATCGCTCCTAGATATGGTCTGTCGGTATCATTGGTTCAATCAGAATACACATCCAAGATGTGTGGTCATTGTGGTTGTATCGATGATAGAAATAGACAGACCCAAGAAGAATTTTGCTGCATTGAATGTGGTCATTCTGAGAATGCCGATATTCATAGTGCAAAGAACATTAAATTCCGCCTTACCTCGACCGTGTTAAGAGGGTACCTGCTTCAGGCAGGGGATAGCGGATACAGGAACTTCGTCCCTAAAGGAATCCTTCCTAGGTGGAAGGTCAAGAAGTTTCTGGAAAAATGCCGTTACGATGGTTTGTTTAAACAATCCATAGAAAATCACCCAGTTTCACCTATTGGTAAATTTGCGTAG